The proteins below are encoded in one region of Megasphaera vaginalis (ex Bordigoni et al. 2020):
- the cobA gene encoding uroporphyrinogen-III C-methyltransferase — translation MTGTVYLVGAGPGNYKLLTLRGKELLERADVVVYDRLADKRLLSFAANAETIYAGKTAARHTLRQEEINALLIAAADAGKTVVRLKGGDPFVFGRGGEEASALAAAKIPFEIVPGVSSAIAAPAYAGIPVTDRREASSFAVITGHEDPLKTTSSVHWDKLAGAVDTLIFLMGVHHLPHLTARLLACGKSPSTPAAFVRWGTRPNQEVLTTTLGTAAADAAKARLKPPAVFVVGSVVGLRRHLAWYDTKPLFGKRIVVTRTQAQASALTAALEEMGACCLEVPTIRLTPPADAYAALDTAIDTLPAYEWIVFTSANGVHAFFDRLTASGKDSRALGQAKIAVIGSATDAALRPYGLRADIIPKNYHAEELAAALAPHISTTTRILLPRARKARSVLPDTLRALGAAVDVCEAYCAVPAEENKARLLQLLDDGAVDVITFTSSSTVTSLMTFLGGDKSRLAGVIFACIGPITAQTCAEYGLAPRIIADTYTIPGLAAKINQEIGE, via the coding sequence ATGACGGGGACGGTTTATCTCGTAGGCGCCGGTCCCGGCAATTACAAGCTGCTGACGCTGCGCGGCAAGGAATTGCTGGAGCGGGCCGACGTCGTCGTTTACGACCGCTTAGCCGACAAACGGCTCCTCTCTTTCGCCGCCAATGCGGAAACGATTTACGCCGGTAAGACGGCGGCGCGCCATACATTGCGCCAAGAAGAAATCAACGCGCTGCTCATTGCCGCAGCCGACGCCGGAAAGACCGTCGTCCGCCTCAAAGGCGGCGACCCCTTCGTCTTCGGCCGTGGCGGTGAAGAAGCGTCTGCCTTGGCGGCGGCAAAAATCCCATTCGAAATCGTCCCCGGCGTTTCCTCCGCCATTGCCGCACCGGCCTATGCCGGCATTCCCGTAACGGACCGCCGCGAAGCTTCGTCATTTGCTGTCATTACGGGCCATGAAGACCCGCTGAAAACAACGTCTTCCGTCCATTGGGACAAACTGGCCGGCGCTGTTGACACGTTGATCTTCCTCATGGGCGTTCACCACCTGCCGCACCTGACGGCCCGCCTCCTGGCCTGCGGTAAATCTCCGTCTACGCCGGCTGCCTTCGTCCGCTGGGGTACGCGGCCCAATCAGGAAGTCCTGACAACGACGTTGGGAACCGCCGCGGCCGATGCAGCAAAAGCAAGATTGAAGCCGCCGGCCGTCTTCGTCGTCGGCTCCGTCGTCGGTCTGCGCCGTCACCTTGCCTGGTACGACACCAAACCGCTCTTCGGCAAACGCATCGTCGTTACCAGGACGCAGGCCCAGGCATCGGCCCTGACGGCGGCCCTGGAAGAAATGGGCGCCTGCTGCCTCGAAGTACCGACGATCAGACTGACGCCGCCTGCCGACGCCTACGCGGCATTGGATACGGCCATTGACACCCTCCCGGCCTATGAATGGATCGTTTTCACCAGTGCCAACGGAGTACACGCCTTTTTTGACCGCCTTACCGCCAGCGGCAAAGACAGCCGCGCCTTGGGACAGGCCAAAATCGCCGTTATCGGTTCCGCTACCGACGCCGCGCTACGGCCTTACGGCCTTCGCGCCGACATCATTCCGAAAAACTATCACGCCGAAGAATTGGCCGCAGCCCTGGCTCCCCACATTTCGACAACGACCAGAATACTGCTGCCGCGAGCTCGCAAGGCCCGTTCCGTATTGCCCGATACCCTTCGCGCACTGGGCGCCGCAGTCGATGTCTGTGAAGCCTACTGCGCCGTTCCTGCCGAAGAAAACAAAGCCCGTCTGCTGCAACTCCTCGACGACGGCGCCGTCGACGTCATCACCTTCACCAGTTCGTCAACCGTAACCAGTCTGATGACATTCCTCGGCGGCGATAAGAGCCGCCTCGCCGGGGTGATCTTTGCCTGCATCGGCCCGATCACGGCGCAGACCTGCGCCGAATATGGCCTTGCGCCCCGCATCATTGCCGACACGTACACGATTCCCGGCTTAGCCGCTAAAATAAACCAAGAGATTGGAGAGTAA
- the hemC gene encoding hydroxymethylbilane synthase has protein sequence MTENRTIVIGTRKSRLAVRQALSIGAEIKKIAPLLQIQYKPIVTTGDMLLDAPLAKIGGKGLFIKELEKEMVNGTIDIAVHSLKDMPTSLPSDLCIAALTRRGDHRDAFISNTYKTFETLPAGAIVGTSSLRRAAQLLHCRRDITIKNLRGNILTRLSKLDAGDYDAIILAAAGLQRLGLDDRIRQYLPTALCLPAVGQGVLAVEARRGDDDLRRMLHRLNDPSTALTVTAERAFLRRIEGSCQVPVGVFGHISGRLFSLEAVIASADGAVLYRRKATCPVTADTERLAMNLADELLASGGREVLAGLGITAPCQGERP, from the coding sequence ATGACAGAAAACCGAACCATCGTCATCGGCACCAGGAAAAGCAGACTTGCCGTCCGGCAAGCCCTCTCTATCGGCGCTGAAATAAAAAAAATCGCGCCGCTGCTGCAGATACAGTACAAACCGATTGTCACTACAGGCGATATGCTGCTCGACGCGCCGCTGGCAAAAATCGGCGGTAAAGGGCTATTTATTAAAGAACTGGAAAAAGAAATGGTCAACGGCACGATCGATATTGCCGTCCACAGTTTGAAGGACATGCCGACAAGTTTGCCGTCTGATCTGTGCATCGCCGCCTTGACAAGACGCGGCGATCACCGTGACGCCTTTATCTCCAATACGTATAAAACCTTTGAAACACTGCCTGCCGGCGCCATCGTCGGCACGTCCAGCCTGCGCCGCGCCGCGCAGCTTCTGCACTGCCGCCGCGACATTACGATCAAAAACCTGCGCGGCAACATCCTTACCCGGCTGTCCAAGCTCGATGCCGGAGACTATGACGCCATCATCCTGGCCGCCGCCGGCTTACAGCGTCTCGGTCTGGATGACCGCATCCGGCAATACTTGCCGACAGCGCTCTGTCTGCCGGCTGTCGGGCAGGGCGTTCTCGCCGTGGAAGCCAGGCGCGGTGACGACGATCTGCGCCGAATGCTGCACCGTCTCAACGATCCCTCAACGGCCCTTACCGTTACTGCCGAACGCGCCTTTTTGCGCCGTATTGAAGGCAGCTGCCAGGTTCCTGTCGGCGTCTTCGGCCATATCTCCGGCCGCCTCTTCAGTCTGGAAGCGGTCATCGCTTCTGCCGACGGCGCGGTCCTGTACCGCCGTAAAGCGACTTGCCCGGTCACGGCCGATACGGAAAGACTGGCAATGAATCTGGCCGACGAACTGCTGGCCTCCGGCGGACGCGAGGTCCTTGCCGGCCTCGGCATTACCGCCCCTTGCCAAGGAGAGCGACCATGA
- a CDS encoding precorrin-2 dehydrogenase/sirohydrochlorin ferrochelatase family protein — MYPINLFLSARPCLVIGGGNVALQKVQGLLAAQAQVTIISPLLCRELRLLADSGQVHWQKKEYTDGDVKAFDLLICAADNQAVNRAAAAEARRRRILVNVCDVPAISDFAAPAVIRRGDLLITIGTSGKSPALSRYFRRVLAAEIGAGYGLFLESLVQLRREARQTLKTPQERQQFWRQALTDDVMALVAAGNIDAAEARLRHAIDRYRFE; from the coding sequence ATGTATCCGATCAACCTTTTTCTTTCAGCCCGTCCCTGCCTGGTCATCGGCGGCGGCAACGTTGCACTGCAAAAGGTGCAAGGACTCTTGGCGGCACAGGCACAGGTGACGATCATCTCGCCGCTGCTCTGTCGTGAATTGCGGCTGCTGGCCGACAGCGGGCAAGTGCATTGGCAAAAAAAAGAGTATACCGACGGCGACGTGAAGGCCTTTGACCTTCTTATTTGCGCCGCCGATAATCAGGCCGTCAACAGGGCTGCGGCCGCCGAAGCACGACGCCGGCGAATCTTGGTCAACGTCTGTGATGTGCCGGCAATCAGTGATTTTGCCGCACCTGCCGTCATCCGTCGCGGCGACCTGCTGATCACGATCGGCACCAGCGGAAAGTCACCGGCTCTCTCCCGCTATTTTCGCCGGGTCTTAGCAGCGGAAATCGGCGCTGGCTACGGGCTCTTCCTGGAAAGCCTCGTTCAACTTCGCCGGGAAGCGCGACAAACATTGAAGACACCGCAGGAAAGACAGCAATTTTGGCGGCAGGCGCTGACGGACGACGTCATGGCCCTCGTCGCCGCAGGAAATATCGATGCGGCCGAGGCGCGGCTCCGCCATGCAATTGACCGCTACCGGTTCGAATGA
- a CDS encoding D-alanyl-D-alanine carboxypeptidase family protein, with product MIFFRKRVLPTVVMAFFLLLAAAAGNGVQAYVPPTAAEAVCMLDADTGKILYRVNPDKWVHPASTTKIVTFITALDQGGDRLDDQLQISAEAANTEPSVLGISPSDKLTIKEAMRGMMVVSGNDVAVAVAQTLGGTVAGYADMMNAEAAKMGARHTHFVNPNGLTAPRHYTTAVDMARMAAYGLKHYPEFRYAVSLPSYTVKYMDGSTKYVTTTNKFLTGGYEGADGVKTGYTDAAGPCLVASATRGGHTLVVALFNDDNRWEDAQAILDYGFRRLQTGV from the coding sequence ATGATTTTTTTTCGTAAACGAGTGCTTCCGACTGTAGTGATGGCTTTCTTTCTGCTTCTTGCCGCGGCGGCCGGTAACGGTGTTCAGGCGTATGTGCCGCCGACAGCGGCGGAAGCCGTGTGCATGCTTGATGCAGATACAGGCAAGATACTCTACCGCGTCAATCCCGATAAATGGGTTCATCCGGCAAGTACAACGAAGATCGTCACCTTTATAACGGCATTGGATCAGGGTGGAGATCGCTTGGATGATCAGCTGCAGATTTCGGCGGAAGCGGCCAATACGGAACCTTCCGTGCTGGGTATCAGTCCGAGCGATAAACTCACGATTAAAGAAGCGATGCGCGGCATGATGGTCGTTTCGGGCAACGATGTGGCGGTGGCGGTGGCGCAAACCTTAGGCGGCACTGTCGCAGGTTACGCGGACATGATGAATGCCGAAGCTGCCAAGATGGGGGCCAGGCATACGCATTTTGTCAATCCGAACGGCTTGACGGCGCCCCGCCATTATACGACGGCTGTCGATATGGCGCGTATGGCTGCGTACGGCTTGAAGCATTATCCCGAATTCCGTTATGCTGTTTCGTTGCCTTCTTACACGGTTAAATACATGGACGGTTCGACAAAGTACGTGACGACGACGAACAAGTTTTTGACCGGCGGGTATGAAGGCGCCGACGGCGTCAAAACAGGCTATACGGATGCCGCAGGGCCTTGCCTCGTCGCTTCGGCGACGCGAGGCGGGCATACGTTGGTCGTGGCTTTGTTTAATGACGATAATCGATGGGAAGATGCGCAGGCGATTCTCGACTACGGCTTTCGGCGCTTGCAGACCGGCGTATAA
- a CDS encoding response regulator transcription factor yields MARVLVIEKDELIAAMERDFLEDGGFEVTVTKDENGAASAVARGNIDAILIEHDFPAEKGLALIQQVREKTNIPILAVSSLQDDEAVLQALAAGIDDYIVKPFNPTLLVARLKAHLAIHDRLLGKRLEIADGHAPDIECGDLRIYVRRRQVYRGEQEILLTGKEFNLLVFLARHPNQVFSKKYLFETIWHLDAYGEMATVTVHVNRLRDKLNEVEPEFTAIETVWGNGYRFRLSP; encoded by the coding sequence ATGGCCCGGGTTTTAGTAATTGAAAAAGATGAATTGATTGCCGCCATGGAGCGGGATTTCCTTGAAGACGGCGGTTTTGAAGTAACGGTGACCAAAGATGAAAACGGCGCTGCCAGCGCCGTTGCCAGAGGCAATATAGACGCGATTCTCATCGAGCATGATTTTCCTGCCGAAAAAGGACTGGCCCTGATTCAGCAAGTGCGGGAAAAGACGAATATTCCGATTCTGGCGGTGTCGTCGCTGCAGGACGATGAAGCTGTTTTGCAGGCTCTCGCCGCCGGAATTGACGATTATATCGTAAAGCCCTTCAATCCGACGCTGCTGGTTGCGCGCCTGAAGGCGCATCTGGCAATTCACGACCGGCTTCTGGGCAAGCGGCTGGAAATTGCGGACGGTCATGCGCCTGATATCGAGTGCGGCGATTTGCGGATCTACGTCCGCCGTCGTCAGGTATACAGAGGCGAGCAGGAGATTTTGCTGACGGGAAAGGAATTTAATTTGCTCGTTTTTTTGGCGCGCCATCCCAATCAGGTGTTTTCTAAAAAATACTTGTTTGAAACGATTTGGCATCTTGATGCTTATGGCGAGATGGCTACGGTAACGGTTCACGTCAACCGGCTCCGCGATAAGCTGAATGAGGTGGAACCGGAATTTACGGCTATTGAAACCGTATGGGGCAACGGCTATCGGTTTCGACTTTCTCCATAA
- the rbr gene encoding rubrerythrin: MDLKGSKTEQNLLAAFAGESQAHTKYQYYASVAKKAGYEQVRAFFEETSGNEKEHAKIWFKLLHNGMPDVDGALNDAAAGECYENTEMYPGFAKTAREEGFDHIANLFDKVGAIEKHHEERYRALLDNIKSGKAFKRDESKTWVCRNCGFIFEGPEAPDVCPVCAHPQAFFELLNENY; this comes from the coding sequence ATGGATCTTAAAGGAAGCAAGACGGAACAGAATTTACTGGCTGCATTTGCCGGCGAATCGCAGGCCCATACGAAGTACCAGTATTACGCCAGCGTTGCTAAAAAAGCCGGTTATGAACAGGTGCGGGCTTTCTTCGAAGAAACTTCCGGCAACGAAAAGGAACACGCCAAAATCTGGTTCAAGCTTCTCCACAACGGTATGCCCGACGTTGACGGCGCCCTGAATGACGCTGCCGCCGGTGAATGCTACGAAAATACGGAAATGTATCCCGGCTTCGCCAAGACAGCCCGTGAAGAAGGCTTTGACCACATTGCCAACCTCTTCGACAAAGTCGGCGCCATCGAAAAACATCACGAAGAACGCTACCGCGCTTTGCTCGATAACATCAAGAGCGGCAAAGCCTTTAAACGAGACGAATCCAAGACCTGGGTCTGCCGTAATTGCGGATTTATTTTCGAAGGCCCCGAAGCGCCTGACGTATGTCCCGTCTGTGCCCATCCGCAAGCATTTTTTGAACTTTTGAACGAAAATTATTGA
- a CDS encoding HAAS domain-containing protein: MQKYEFMDLLRYYFRKCDPDDLKGILEDCEEQFRLGDKRGIPEEETCYQLGSPKNIYRYYMGQPIVRADNAKLNPRYAADANRLAPRGLYDQAAGTGRTSSYRQERYAMDELHVKTANDAVSSPAADGGAAPPERSAMNKAATAVTRSFYAIVGKIFSLLSALLCIALVLSILFAVGIYYIPNYATVLPLPDLQLATMIAVAAAIFLALLITSYVSRRCHKALRQERFR, from the coding sequence GTGCAAAAATATGAGTTCATGGATTTACTGCGTTATTACTTCCGCAAGTGCGATCCCGATGATCTGAAGGGAATCTTAGAAGATTGCGAAGAGCAATTCCGTCTCGGCGACAAACGCGGCATACCGGAAGAGGAAACCTGTTATCAGCTGGGCTCGCCGAAAAATATTTACCGTTATTATATGGGACAGCCCATTGTCCGCGCCGACAATGCGAAACTGAATCCCCGATATGCTGCCGACGCGAACCGCCTTGCACCGCGGGGCCTTTATGATCAAGCCGCCGGAACCGGCAGAACATCTTCATACAGACAGGAGCGATACGCCATGGATGAATTACACGTAAAAACAGCTAACGATGCGGTTTCATCACCTGCCGCAGACGGCGGCGCCGCACCGCCGGAGCGGAGCGCGATGAATAAGGCGGCGACAGCCGTTACCCGTTCCTTTTACGCGATAGTCGGAAAGATTTTCAGCCTGCTCAGCGCCTTGCTTTGCATCGCACTGGTTCTGTCCATCCTCTTTGCCGTCGGCATCTACTATATTCCCAATTATGCCACTGTCCTACCCCTTCCCGATCTTCAGCTGGCCACGATGATCGCCGTTGCCGCAGCGATTTTTCTCGCCCTTCTGATTACCTCCTACGTCAGCCGGCGCTGCCATAAAGCGTTGCGGCAAGAACGTTTCCGCTGA
- a CDS encoding mechanosensitive ion channel family protein, which translates to MEIIFNHPFWQGMAASFLERGSRIALLLVGLFIVHAVIAHVLGGALRFRFENLSSEQQRRQTTLLKLAEHFITVFFCFVAVVMVLNELSVDTTSLLAGAGIIGLAIGVGAQSLVKDFVAGFFIIAENQYSIGDFVTICEHTGTVMEVTFRTTKLRSADQVLHIIPNGLIAVVSNYTKNLYLATVRIAVEQTADPDTVLVVLTAALAALSERYASVEAGGSIGGISRMDGNQFLYEVYLPAQRTEAAAVCAAYRYEVAKGFSQKHILLSDFIVASGLPGQ; encoded by the coding sequence ATGGAAATTATTTTCAATCATCCCTTTTGGCAAGGAATGGCAGCGTCTTTTTTGGAACGGGGAAGCCGTATCGCCTTGCTCCTTGTCGGCTTGTTCATCGTACATGCAGTCATTGCGCACGTTCTCGGCGGCGCGCTCCGTTTTCGCTTCGAGAATCTGTCATCGGAGCAGCAGCGCCGGCAGACGACGCTGCTTAAACTGGCGGAGCATTTCATAACGGTATTTTTTTGTTTTGTCGCCGTCGTCATGGTGCTCAACGAACTTTCCGTCGATACGACGTCACTGCTGGCCGGCGCGGGAATTATCGGCTTGGCTATCGGCGTCGGTGCGCAAAGTCTGGTTAAGGATTTTGTGGCCGGGTTCTTTATCATCGCCGAAAACCAGTATTCCATCGGCGATTTTGTTACTATCTGTGAGCATACGGGCACCGTTATGGAAGTTACCTTCCGCACGACGAAGCTCCGTTCTGCCGATCAGGTTCTGCATATTATTCCGAACGGCCTTATTGCCGTTGTCAGCAATTATACGAAAAATCTCTATTTGGCAACGGTACGCATTGCCGTTGAACAGACGGCCGACCCGGACACGGTCCTGGTGGTTTTGACTGCGGCACTGGCGGCATTGTCGGAACGGTACGCGTCGGTAGAGGCCGGCGGCAGTATTGGCGGCATCAGCCGGATGGACGGCAATCAGTTCCTGTATGAAGTATATCTTCCTGCCCAACGGACAGAGGCGGCAGCTGTTTGTGCCGCTTACCGCTATGAAGTGGCTAAAGGGTTTTCGCAAAAACATATCTTGTTGTCCGATTTTATCGTGGCCTCAGGTTTGCCTGGACAGTAA
- a CDS encoding DUF951 domain-containing protein, with the protein MADFVRYQVGDVVRLKKAHPCGSAEWEVLRIGVDFVIRCCGCGHRVMVPRPKFEKAVRKIVTSAAGADEK; encoded by the coding sequence ATGGCTGATTTTGTTCGTTATCAGGTCGGAGATGTTGTTCGGCTGAAAAAGGCTCATCCCTGCGGATCTGCTGAATGGGAAGTATTGCGTATCGGCGTCGATTTCGTTATCCGCTGCTGCGGCTGCGGTCACCGTGTCATGGTACCGCGGCCGAAGTTTGAGAAGGCGGTCAGGAAAATTGTGACATCCGCCGCCGGTGCTGACGAGAAATGA
- a CDS encoding ATP phosphoribosyltransferase regulatory subunit yields MQYDTLDGVKMLRHDEMKNYERIQRQITKVLQVHGCKIIETPSFEDYDVYQQFFPDLRREMVKTIDTDGRVLVLRPDVTLPLVETAAREFPEKNRLLKFGYVSTVFREYCGKTAYGKEFLQGGAEIFGDGSAECDGEVVVMAAEILMALGVDDIRIDMGTAAYTQALFSGLQIAEKEKKKLRRLLNERNLVAFAAYADTLPLSETERQALNAMPVLFGSYEETLAKARSYCLNPAMQAALDRLEAVYAYVDAAGYRDKVYLDFGFTSPLGYYTDMIFKIYVAGASYDVIDGGRYDDVSACFGTPRPACGFGMNINLLYEFMDDAGLLAGTEPTLQLLIRYDRSDRRLASQLASWRRRGYRVAACGTGCLVDKRDYSLAAEYTEGNYYRQGQVLSPEELEELIRGLCDGASYCLG; encoded by the coding sequence TTGCAATACGATACCCTTGACGGTGTGAAGATGCTGCGCCATGACGAGATGAAAAATTACGAACGGATCCAGCGGCAGATCACCAAGGTTTTACAAGTACACGGCTGCAAAATTATCGAAACGCCGAGCTTTGAAGACTACGATGTCTATCAGCAATTTTTTCCCGACTTACGCCGTGAAATGGTGAAAACCATTGATACAGACGGCCGGGTTCTCGTACTGCGGCCTGACGTGACGCTGCCTCTCGTTGAAACGGCGGCGCGGGAGTTTCCTGAAAAAAACAGGCTGCTGAAGTTCGGCTATGTGAGTACGGTCTTTCGCGAGTACTGCGGTAAAACGGCGTACGGAAAAGAATTTTTGCAAGGCGGCGCGGAAATTTTCGGTGACGGCAGTGCCGAATGTGACGGCGAAGTTGTCGTGATGGCTGCAGAAATATTAATGGCTCTCGGCGTAGATGATATTCGCATCGATATGGGAACGGCCGCCTATACGCAGGCGCTGTTTTCCGGTTTGCAAATAGCAGAGAAGGAAAAAAAGAAATTGCGCCGCCTCTTGAATGAGCGGAATCTGGTCGCTTTTGCAGCGTATGCAGATACGCTGCCGTTATCGGAGACGGAACGGCAAGCGCTGAATGCCATGCCCGTTCTCTTCGGTTCTTATGAGGAAACGTTGGCGAAAGCCCGCAGCTATTGTTTAAATCCGGCAATGCAGGCGGCGCTGGATCGCTTGGAGGCGGTGTACGCCTATGTTGACGCTGCCGGTTATCGGGATAAGGTGTATTTGGACTTCGGCTTTACAAGTCCGCTCGGCTATTATACGGATATGATTTTCAAAATATACGTGGCCGGTGCTTCGTACGACGTTATCGACGGCGGCCGGTATGACGACGTGTCGGCTTGTTTCGGCACGCCGCGGCCGGCGTGCGGTTTCGGAATGAACATTAACCTTTTATACGAATTTATGGATGATGCCGGCCTTTTGGCGGGAACGGAACCGACCTTGCAATTGCTCATCCGTTACGACCGCAGCGATCGGCGGCTTGCGTCTCAACTTGCGTCCTGGCGGCGACGGGGGTACCGCGTCGCCGCCTGCGGCACCGGCTGTCTTGTTGACAAGCGCGATTACAGTTTGGCGGCGGAGTATACTGAAGGAAACTATTATCGTCAGGGACAGGTTCTATCTCCGGAAGAATTGGAAGAATTGATAAGGGGGCTTTGCGATGGCGCTTCATATTGCCTTGGCTAA
- the hisG gene encoding ATP phosphoribosyltransferase, producing MALHIALAKGRIHKAVMNCLRDSGYDFSTYAEDSRKLIFEDTGKALKVTLVKSPDVAVYVERGAADIGIVGEDVLAEDCAGAAVYEVFDLGIGRCRMAVAAPQGRSIDRSRRLTVGTKYPRLARQYFAAKHHSVDIIKLNGSVELAPLVGLADVIVDIVETGNTLKANGLEVLAYFMDFSARMICNKVAFKVKYEEIQHLITIIGRKEIQ from the coding sequence ATGGCGCTTCATATTGCCTTGGCTAAGGGACGTATTCATAAGGCCGTCATGAACTGTTTGCGAGACAGCGGCTATGACTTTTCAACGTACGCTGAAGACAGTCGCAAATTAATATTTGAAGATACCGGCAAAGCCCTCAAGGTGACTCTGGTGAAGTCGCCTGATGTGGCTGTTTATGTCGAGCGCGGCGCCGCCGATATCGGCATCGTCGGCGAAGATGTACTGGCCGAAGACTGTGCCGGTGCGGCCGTCTATGAGGTGTTCGATCTGGGAATCGGCCGCTGCCGCATGGCTGTCGCCGCTCCGCAGGGACGGAGCATCGACCGGAGCCGCCGTCTGACGGTCGGTACAAAGTATCCGCGCTTGGCTCGGCAATACTTCGCCGCCAAACATCACAGCGTGGATATTATCAAGCTGAACGGCTCTGTTGAGCTGGCGCCTCTGGTCGGGTTGGCCGACGTCATCGTCGATATTGTGGAGACAGGCAATACGCTGAAAGCAAACGGGCTGGAAGTATTGGCGTATTTCATGGATTTCAGTGCCCGCATGATCTGCAATAAGGTGGCTTTCAAGGTAAAATATGAGGAAATTCAGCATTTGATTACCATTATTGGCAGGAAAGAGATACAATAA
- the hisD gene encoding histidinol dehydrogenase: MEWIEVPEEGFSLQEIRRYTRRGQAGDDEIRGDVEAVLAAVKERGDAALKQFTERFDGVRLDRFLVSETEIAAAREQVGAGFLAVLEEGKRNIEAYHRRQVQESWVDTFRDGVRLGARYTPIQRVGVYVPGGTAAYPSTVLMDAVPAKVAGVPSIAIFTPPADDGSVNPYILAAASVAGVSEIYKVGGAQGIAAAAYGTETIAPVFKIVGPGNAYVAMAKRLVFGTVGIDMIAGPSEVGILADDTAHPEWIAADLLAQAEHDSRAAVFLATPSRALAAAVEKAVAAQLETLPRRRIASAALACYGKIFITTTREAAVAVMNLIAPEHLEIVFADAETYVRDIVNAGAVFIGPYTPEPLGDYIAGPNHTLPTMGTAAFSSPLGVYDFVKRTSILQYDKDAFAAVAAAVMTFADVEGLQGHGAAVRRRMTNE, encoded by the coding sequence ATGGAATGGATAGAAGTGCCTGAAGAAGGATTTTCCCTGCAAGAGATACGTCGCTATACCCGGCGCGGTCAAGCAGGTGACGACGAGATACGCGGCGATGTTGAAGCCGTTCTGGCTGCCGTCAAGGAGCGGGGCGACGCGGCGTTAAAGCAATTTACCGAGCGTTTTGACGGTGTTCGTCTGGACCGTTTTTTGGTTTCGGAGACGGAAATCGCGGCGGCGCGGGAACAGGTCGGCGCCGGTTTTTTAGCTGTCCTTGAAGAAGGAAAGCGGAATATCGAGGCTTATCACAGAAGGCAGGTGCAGGAGTCGTGGGTCGATACCTTTCGTGACGGCGTCCGGCTCGGGGCCCGTTATACACCGATTCAGCGTGTCGGCGTTTATGTGCCTGGCGGTACCGCGGCGTATCCGTCGACGGTGTTGATGGACGCAGTTCCCGCCAAAGTGGCGGGCGTTCCGTCCATTGCCATTTTTACACCGCCTGCTGACGATGGCAGTGTCAATCCGTATATTTTGGCGGCAGCTTCCGTTGCCGGCGTTTCGGAGATTTATAAAGTCGGCGGCGCACAGGGCATCGCCGCCGCGGCTTACGGTACGGAAACGATCGCTCCTGTCTTTAAGATCGTCGGGCCCGGCAATGCGTATGTGGCCATGGCGAAACGGCTGGTTTTCGGTACTGTCGGCATCGATATGATTGCCGGGCCCAGTGAAGTCGGTATTCTGGCCGATGACACGGCGCATCCCGAATGGATTGCCGCCGACCTGTTGGCCCAGGCGGAGCATGACAGTCGCGCCGCCGTTTTTCTGGCGACACCGAGCCGGGCCTTGGCGGCAGCTGTTGAAAAGGCTGTCGCCGCGCAGCTGGAAACATTGCCGCGGCGCCGGATTGCCTCCGCGGCGCTGGCATGTTACGGCAAGATCTTCATTACGACTACGCGGGAAGCCGCCGTCGCCGTCATGAACCTGATCGCACCGGAGCATCTGGAGATCGTCTTTGCCGATGCGGAGACCTATGTCCGGGACATCGTCAATGCCGGCGCCGTTTTTATCGGTCCCTATACGCCGGAGCCGCTCGGCGATTATATCGCCGGTCCCAATCACACGTTGCCGACTATGGGAACCGCCGCGTTTTCATCGCCTTTAGGCGTCTATGATTTTGTCAAGCGAACCAGTATACTGCAATACGACAAGGACGCGTTTGCCGCCGTTGCCGCTGCAGTGATGACTTTTGCCGACGTAGAAGGACTGCAAGGTCACGGCGCGGCCGTAAGGAGGAGGATGACAAATGAATAA